The genomic segment acttagtCATTCATATCCACCCCAACGTTTTTTATTCGAAAATTGTGACTTCCCATAGGAAACTCAAAAATTCGATTCCATTAATTATTCTGGACCGTCCTCGATGTATAATCTTCAAACCATACGTCAATTCTCGAATTTTTCATCTTGGAACTCTTTTTGAATCAAAACTCGAATGAGATGACTCTGACATTTACTGTTTGATGACCTTATCATTTTGTAAGCCTTCCATTGTTTTTCAGGAAATGGCTTCATACGCCCCTCGTATTAACGCTCAGTTTTTGCCAATTTTTGAAATTCTCGTAGAACTTACAACTCTGCGTAGAAAATTGAAATCCTATCCTGCCAATTGTTCCTTGATCctcatgaattatttttaattcatatgaaaatattctcacttttttttttgaatattcAATCGATTCGTCACCGGAAATTTAATATCCATATGCATAGGcatgtttcaaaaaaaaaaaaaaatttaagatatGCTTTTTGAGATTTATATGAAATCGATTTGGGACTAGTCTTTATATTAATAGGTCAATAGAAAATTTGAGATTTTAATTTTTGAGTTTAAGTTAGATTGACTTTTAAGTGTGGAGGTGATACTCATGACTAAATTTTAATagagttaaaaaaaaattatatttaggaTTTTAAGCAAATTTATgtgaacatataaatttatgttCTTGACTTGAATATATGGTCTTGATTTGAAACATCATTcccaattatatttttaatgtcaaataataaattttcattttttttagtaTGGTCTTAAACTATTACTAATTTCTTGTTTAATAGAATTAATTGCAATCAAATCAATTCACGTACATATCAATGTAATTAATTGAACATATCACCTTTCGGCCTTCAATATCTAATCTAATTCTTCTTGAACACAGGAACCATTCGCAtcccaatttttattttgtcaATTACTTATTAATAACTAAATTTATAATGCATTTCTTGGGTAGATCATATATCATGtctctttttaaaattttatttattaatctaCTTGTCCCTATACAATCCTACCTATATTTTAGAATTTTCATATATTGTTCAAAAATTGTTCATTCAATGATGCATCCTTTAATCAAGCCTCATCATTTACCTACCTTCAATTTTTGTAACATCATTATCGATCTCTAAATTTGGAAAGCTACCTTAAACACTAGAATTTAGCCATCACATTcacctatatttttgaaattttgaattcttcTTAGctcaaatttcgaaaatttcatccCATGATCATTGTCATGCagttaaatgttttttttttttattatagaaaCGTGGGACATTCATTGACCTAGAATTTGGCACACAATTAAGTACAAATTAAAATGAATCAATGGCCTTAAAAAAATTGTTACCTTACATCTTCTCCAAAATAGCTTTATAAATATCTCCTCATAGATGAAGAAAGTcactcacaaaaaaaaaaaaaaaaaaacacaatccTCTCATATTTTCGTTCCCCCCTTCAAGCAAGATTCTAAATTTCGTGTTAGCAAATGACGACGCAAGCCAAGACCGTTAGGGAACTCGAGCTCGAAATCGAGCAACTTAGGGGTACCATCACAAGTTTGCTTTATGACAAAGAGGAGTTGAAGAAAGCTAGGGATCACCTTCAAGTAGAAGGGAGACAACTCACTTTCGACAAGAAATTTGCggagaagcaactcaaagaTTACAAAGAAGAGTTGCAAGAGTCGCAAAAGTATGGTCAACAAATGTTTGCCACCTCCGAAGCTTGGTGCCACCACTATCACGCTAAGAAGTGGTTTTGTGACCAACTTGAACATGAGTTCAATGTCTATCGTCATGAAATGGAAAACTATGTGCAACAACTTGAGCTCAACAACCAAAACTTGAGTGTAGAAATCGCCAACCAGCAAATTGCACTCGAGCATGAGCAACAACCACTAAATGCACAAGGAGAAGACGCTAACGAGGAGTTAGGAGACGGAAACATTATTGATTAGATTAAGCTCCCATAAGTCTTTTGGAATAAGGACACCCTTgtccatattttttttttttacatctaACTACTTGTGTTTTGAAACCTATCGTCTTCGTATTATAGAATtcaagtttaatttttccttgaatCAATTGAACTCGAACCATAGATTATTCAACAtggatttaaattttgaatttatcaatcatttCATATCTACATCGAGTTaactcaagtttcgaggacgaaacttctaataaggagggagggatgtgaaaACCCGAAATCTTGCAACGAGAAAATCGATATATGTCATAGGAAATTTCAGCTCATTTTTGGCACAACATTATTCGCGTTCCATGCAATCATAATCTTGGAAATTCGTATAATCATTTTTTCCCTCATTATTGACCTTTTATCACTATTCTTAATGACTAAACTAAACCACAACAAATGAACCATTAAACTAgctatattaaaagaaaaataatgataattaaGAAGAGGTTAATGATCATTAATAGGCATTTTAAATATGATGCTAATGGCCATGAATAGGTGTTATTAAAAGGAGGTTAATGACCATGAGtaatgacatttaagtggtatcaaatGTGAAGACCGTGCAATATGGAAGGACACCAATCTTGGAGAAGATTCATGCGCCCAAAATCACTCTCCATTTGCACTTAAGGGAGCCAAAATCACTCACCATTACAGCATGAATCTCGGGTGTGTATCTTGAATCAAGAAGAGGCCACGTTCATTCGGGAGAGAAAAGTGCAATCATCACGTTGATTAAGCAATCAGCGACATTCTTGGAGTGATCTGGGTTTACCTTTATAGTTGATCATTCAAGCCTATATAAGAAGCAAACTCCCTCCCCATAATTTCAAGAATTCGAAATTTAGCATTTTGCAGCAGCCTAGTCGAAGCTCTACCGCAACCTTGTTCGAACGAAGTTCTTTTAGCATGTCCTTCTAGCGCCTTAATCCAAACGAAAtcaggtaagtgggcttttgatatgtatttctttgtaacttaaactttgtataagtatttcatgacatgcGTCTATGTGTGTCAAATCATCTTCGGAAAatgctattatatattttataaaatctcgatcgatgtacgatatgttcttctatttccaatgttctttgattctgctgagttcattcaaaaattccgataaatgttgtttgatacatctgattttgtggtgcactgttatgattcgagtgggatatggaacgacgattgtaaattatatatggcccccatcagtgggtataaaactgtgtttcggccctcataagtgggtataaaactgtgttccgGCCCCCATCaatgggtataaaactgtgtttcgaccctcatcagtgggtataaaactgtgtttcggcccccatcagtgggtataaaactgtgttttggcctcaccccttagaggactaacatattggggacaatttgaccatagaTAACGAGATGAATAACAGTGTTTTCATTTGTTCTGATTCGTTCTGTTCTGAATTGTCTGATAATCTCTGTTTCGCACTTCGATTCCGATTCTGATATAAGATACTATgttttgaaaaatcagtttgtaatatgggttttaaattatatttatatgtatttgtggtaatcgatcggcccccacttgctgagtgtttcccaaacactcaccccttacatttctccccagataagaatgaagatCAAGTAGACGAGGATGAAATAAGACATGCTTTGGAGTTGGTGAGGAAGTCTTGAGATATGAAGATTTCTCGCTTATGTTCTTCCTAAGTTTCGATTCAAGTTGTACACTGCTTCCGCACATTTTATTTCGTTTTGGAATTTATCActgtaagacaagattattttgagttatttatgaaatagactggttttggtttatactgaactacgaggcttgttgtttgacgattatgtgattgttgaacaacgccggtgtcgactaaccccggtctcggggcgtgacagtcgTGTTTTTCAGAATACCGGTGAACTGAGCAGAAGAGGTGCCCACACTTACAATTGAATCCTGTTAAACCCACACGCTTGTGGCAAGAAGTGCATCGTTTTGGGCCTTCTACTGCCTTCGTATCTGAATTTTTGCCCGACATCAATCCACACGATGACTGAGAAAAAGATTCTTTCACCTCTACTGCTCCAGCTTCCGTCTTCACCATATCAACAAGAACTGGTTCTTTCTCATTGACACTACTTGAACTAGCTTTGACTATGTTCTCAATGGACGAGGCAGCAAGACTAACCTGCTGTTGTTGAAATACCATGTCTTTATGACACTTGGAGCACATATTCATGGTAGCTGCACTTCCGAAGAAACCACAGTTGTTAATGCAAAGAATCGGGCCTTCGGGAACTTGACAACCAGTttctttggaagactccattcCTGTAAGTCCTGATATTTTGACATACATGCACTCGATGTGTATAAGGCTATTCAAGAAATGCATCAAAATTGAAGGGCACTAGCATTTCCCGAAGAGAATTCCCACCCAGGAAATGAAATACGATGGCAAGAATCTATAACATCCAATTCCATAGTTAATACCTAAATCAAGTGAGCTTGGATACAAAAACATTCAGCCTGCTCAACAAAGAGTTCTACTAAACAAAAGCTTTTTAAtatattctttttttaaaaagaaaaaaaaagaagaatcgATTCAGATACACAAAAAGACACTTTTAAAGGAGTAACTGCATAGTCGTGTTGCATAATTGTTGAGGCAACATGCATTGAACACATCTCCCATCCACACGCAATTCATTCGATAAAGTAGCCACTGTAATCGAACAATTCAGAaccaataaaagaaaaaaaggtTTAAAGGCGCAAAAATCAGTTTGTGCAAAAAAGTAAAGTTATGGACCAACTGAGTCGATAGAAGTAAATCAGGCTTCAAGTGCTTCAGAAAGTTAAATAAAGTGAAATAGCAAGGTCCAAGTACAAAACTAGACCTTAATCCATTGGTATTTCAACAACTGCAGGTGACTGCCACCGAACCAACCGATCCCATAACTTACATACAAAATCCCAAAAATCCTAGATTTCCACCTTTATCAAAATTAGTTCGAAACCAAAAGAGATTCCATGGGTGAAAAATATTTCAGTCAGAAAGATCGTAACACTTCCATAAGCAGCATAATCAATATGATAAAATAAAAGTTAAGTCTTTTGACGGATCACGAATCTTTATGTGCGACAAAGATCAACTTTACTGATATTCATGGTGAACTTttaacatcaaaagtaataatttttggATGACCATTCAAACCGTCAAACGTAAGTTTTTACCATACTACAAATAACAATCAATTCACGCCAAATAAGAAAGAAAGCAAAAGGCAGCAGACACACGCAAAGAAAATTTCCATCTCTAAAATTGAACAAATGACGAAGCTTATCCCGATCTCGACTTcgcaaaatcaacaaaacaaaTTTATACTATATCCCGACCCACGAGAAAATGGAATACGAGCGAAAGATTCAATCATTTTACGAATTAACAAAACCCATGAGCAGATCACGAAACCGAgtcaattttttgaaaaaaaaaaaaacacagatTAAAACGCCAAAAGCGCCGATAATACTACCTTCGACTGAGAGACAATGGGAGCAGTTTGAGGTgtgaaaaaagaaaaaggaggAATAGAGAGAGAACACCGCAGAGAAGAGTAGTTTTTTACTGAATAACCAATTTTTCTCTCTTCGAAATTCGTATAAGAAATTGAATATGTacatatcttttgatatgttgCATGCGATACCTATTTATTAAATGAGTTGgtttcatgtgagatcgtctcacggactTTAATCTGTTGACGGGTCAATCATATTAATATTCacagtaaaaaataatactcttagcataaaaattaatattttttcatgaataactcaaataagatatctgtctcataaaTATGACCCGTAAGATCGTCCCATATAAATTTTTGTcttattaatatatgatataacatatctaaattatatatttaatatatgaatGTTTGTATTTAATAGATAAGTGTTATTGATGGACAATCTTAGGACATATCAAATGTGGAATTCGACATAATTGATGTATATTtagtggggtgtattcaattcaaattttttatgacttttaatgacttttttaaatgatagacttttatggatttgatagatttttatggactttTACAGAATCTCACggatttataaacagatttatatggactttttagcaagatttttatagacttttgtggACTTTTTtattatagaattttataaattttgtatttaattgtaacatattatttttttattaatttctttgaaccaataattaattgacatatataacatattcgatttgaaattattatcaatatttatatataaataaatttacttatttaaaagttggcaaaaacttgtgtgagacggtcttacgggtcgtatttgtgagacggatctcttatttgggtcacccatgaaaaagtattattttttatgctaagagtattactttttattatgaatatgactCGGATTAACCCATCTCACgaattatgacccgtgagacggtctcacatgagactcactcttaaaagttaaatcatttaatccaTCCAAATATTTGTGATGAACCAAATacatttttttacaatttatagttgtacattaggctttaatgtttgtatgttaatgaattccatgaagttattaaaaatctatggaaaatttgaatacatatatacttttatagagtttttaaaattcattgttgaataccacttgactttttaaaactctatgAAAATCATTTTTGAATATCACTagacttctatagagtatgtaaaagttttaattgattacatttagacttttaaaatctacaaaagtaattaaaattcaataaatctCCTATATTGAATACACCCCCATACTCTATTATTAAGTTTGTGATCTTTAGAGTAACTAAATTTTGATATCATtgtctgttttaataattatatattaataaaatattaaaattttaatgtaagTCATATGTAGCTTATCTGATAGAGTCTTTATTTTCTAAGCATCAAGTGTATGTTCTTATCATGTTATTTTTTTGccttttcttatttatttttttaaattcatgtatCAAAATTATAATGCAGTCCAtcactatttcttataattacattatgatcaacattcaaatataaaCCAAATGAAATATAACAAATATTGTACAAGCATGTGCGTCGATACACTAGTTATATTATTAAGTTTGTGATATTTAGAGTAACTAATTTTCGTGTCATGGTccgttttaatatatatatatgtatataatgtAGCTCATTGATAGAGTTTTTATTCTCTAAATATTAAGTGGCGGGTTTTATTTTTACTCGGGTCTTTTTTTCGAGGAATTTGGTGATAAATATCtaatcaaaaaaataaatttatgttCAGTCTCCATGTCATAAAATTTTATTCCGCCCTACCTAGTACAAAAAAAAACCTTTTTTTTAACTCCCCAACTCACATATttactcatttttcttttattttatttccacCAATATTTAACTCTAATTGATATCCTATCCCGGCAAGCAGCCCGTGATTGGATATTTCTGCATATTCGATGTAAGTGTTTCATACATAATAATGGCAAGACACAGTTAACCGCATTCGATGCTAAATCTGATAATGGTGTCTTTTTGGGATATTCAGCAGTTAGCAAAGCTTATAGAATATATAATTAAAGAACTCTAACTGTTGAAGAATACATACATATGGTATTTGATGAATCATATATCTGTCATGATAATAATAGTAACAACATTCATGATTTAAGTAATAAATTAGATGTTACTAACCTTGAGTCTAGCAGTGATGATGAGATAGATTAGAGAAGAACGACTGAAAATATTTCTGAACAAAATCCAACTGTCCAAGAACAATCTCATCAGATGAATGAACCGGTGAACCATCACCCGCCATAAACTAATCAGATAGAAGAGGAGATGGTGGAACAAGAAGATGCAACGGCTCAACCAACAGAGCCTAATCCATATGGACCATGTTTCCGGTGGAAAAAAAAATCATCCACTCGAGCTGGTCATCGGTAACCCAATCGCTCATCTTAGAACTAGAAAACAAATGATTGATGAATTTATGTATGCgtcatttatttttcaattagaACCTAAGAAAATTGATGATCCACTGAATGATACCAATTGGATAGATGCTATGCATGAAGAACTGAACCAGTTTGAAAGAAGCAAAGTATGACACTTAGTTCCTCGACCTGCTAATATGAATGTAATTTAGAAATAAGATGGACGAGAATGGTTCAGTAGTGAGAAACAAAGctagactagtagcacaaggctaTAGACAGGAGGAGGATATTGATTTCGATGAATCATTTGCTCCTTTTGCCAGATTAGAGGCTATTAGAATATTTATTGCATTGGCTGCATTTAAAGACTTTAAGGTATATCAAAAGgatctcaaatctgaat from the Primulina eburnea isolate SZY01 chromosome 3, ASM2296580v1, whole genome shotgun sequence genome contains:
- the LOC140827136 gene encoding zinc finger A20 and AN1 domain-containing stress-associated protein 8-like isoform X2; this encodes MNCVWMGDVFNACCLNNYATRLCRLTGMESSKETGCQVPEGPILCINNCGFFGSAATMNMCSKCHKDMVFQQQQVSLAASSIENIVKASSSSVNEKEPVLVDMVKTEAGAVEVKESFSQSSCGLMSGKNSDTKAVEGPKRCTSCHKRVGLTGFNCKCGHLFCSVHRYSEKHDCHAPRPGLVDTGVVQQSHNRQTTSLVVQYKPKPVYFINNSK
- the LOC140827136 gene encoding zinc finger A20 and AN1 domain-containing stress-associated protein 8-like isoform X4, producing MYIFNFLYEFRREKNWLFSKKLLFSAVFSLYSSFFFFHTSNCSHCLSVEGLTGMESSKETGCQVPEGPILCINNCGFFGSAATMNMCSKCHKDMVFQQQQVSLAASSIENIVKASSSSVNEKEPVLVDMVKTEAGAVEVKESFSQSSCGLMSGKNSDTKAVEGPKRCTSCHKRVGLTGFNCKCGHLFCSVHRYSEKHDCQFDYRTAAQDAIAKANPLVKGEKLEKI
- the LOC140827136 gene encoding zinc finger A20 and AN1 domain-containing stress-associated protein 8-like isoform X1, whose product is MYIFNFLYEFRREKNWLFSKKLLFSAVFSLYSSFFFFHTSNCSHCLSVEGLTGMESSKETGCQVPEGPILCINNCGFFGSAATMNMCSKCHKDMVFQQQQVSLAASSIENIVKASSSSVNEKEPVLVDMVKTEAGAVEVKESFSQSSCGLMSGKNSDTKAVEGPKRCTSCHKRVGLTGFNCKCGHLFCSVHRYSEKHDCHAPRPGLVDTGVVQQSHNRQTTSLVVQYKPKPVYFINNSK
- the LOC140827136 gene encoding zinc finger A20 and AN1 domain-containing stress-associated protein 8-like isoform X3, with the protein product MESSKETGCQVPEGPILCINNCGFFGSAATMNMCSKCHKDMVFQQQQVSLAASSIENIVKASSSSVNEKEPVLVDMVKTEAGAVEVKESFSQSSCGLMSGKNSDTKAVEGPKRCTSCHKRVGLTGFNCKCGHLFCSVHRYSEKHDCHAPRPGLVDTGVVQQSHNRQTTSLVVQYKPKPVYFINNSK